Proteins from a single region of Granulicella tundricola MP5ACTX9:
- a CDS encoding TonB-dependent receptor has product MKTRRPSRSLSLVATTACFSLATFAAQAQIAGTGGISGTVQDKDGALIPGAKITVRENATGVSTVRQSTGSGYYVISPLIPGVYTVTVEAPGFQVFRQENLTVDALATVGLNPKLTVGAQSETITVSTAPAALQTTNATLGGVIENATYSELPLQITSGGPRDPTSFVTLLPGVNSGGRAGIFDGSGSGNSNEMYIEGVPQTTVDSQGDNRKLNQNLAIEAVDQFQVQTSGSSAQYQGLGVENYSIKQGTNTFHGNANFYIRNTAFDTWGYFQPWVPIVRADGTTGLPTKKNPEHQDELSLSLGGPILKDKLFFFANYDRYHYNGITNPTYQTIPTVDARNGDFTAYAAANPGYDIYDPTTVTACTTANKGVTCAYPFMGVKNGVPTKDVIPTAEISPIAKAMQSYLPPVANGNLTSNYLAGRVTGLQVWGFTGRVDYDLSPRQQLAFISTSGVKHIPPYDYGATSVLPYPYTNGTIVTETTTTDIVKHTYTFSPHAVNQLRYGFTRFSAPIGNATDGGSVTASTLGIGNLPAGLASSTFPGASFAGGVDAPSGFSAPTAYHEGVNTLTFGDEFVLTKGRHSITFGGTYQWLEFNQSISDSSSKPLSFAFNASSTAGYNSGSINTKSGLAYASFLLGAVDSSSIYFQNFSTLGARYRAFSPYVQDDYKVTKNLTLNLGLRWDLYTPFHEKNDRWSGFSPTQINPATGTPGALFYYGNGSGTCNCRTTVNTWYKNIGPRLGFAYQAASRTVIRGAFAIMYTHSGGVGGSNAGNYNGTGQLGLTAQQSFVDSGQGGQPAFYLNSNLGALSNTSIPNYSLTISPTAIANTGNYLVNGVSPTASSVSYADPYLSGRAPYTVSFNFGIQQALTRTLTLSADFAGNQSHFLVANSRGFYQDQLAPQYQALGALLKQLPGGMDKATGKTYLQEAQAIIPGIGLPYTTFGGSAATISQMLKPFPQYSSVTDTWGDIGNANYNALQISLQERKWHGLDLALNYTYSKTIDDISGVRSGYPIPNNVIDGGFGSTQANRIDRAVSANNVPNNLRIFGVYQLPFGDKSQFGGSHAAVRAIIGGWKVSYIYTKISGAPLSITGTSCQTPGSCYPSFNPAFSGSPRIGGGYGHGLTATTASTVKFLDATAFIATPGNNGYNFGNVQRSAPLNLYNLGNANLDAGLKREFPLFERFKLTMQADVINVTNHTQFGGLGTALASGAFGTFSKQNNGSRDIQLAARINF; this is encoded by the coding sequence ATGAAAACCCGCCGCCCTTCCAGGAGTCTTTCCCTCGTTGCAACCACCGCCTGCTTCTCCCTCGCGACCTTCGCCGCCCAGGCACAGATCGCTGGGACAGGTGGCATCTCCGGGACCGTGCAGGACAAGGACGGCGCGTTGATTCCCGGAGCCAAAATCACAGTGAGGGAGAACGCCACTGGGGTTTCGACCGTGCGGCAGTCCACCGGCTCCGGCTACTACGTCATCTCGCCCTTGATTCCCGGCGTGTACACCGTCACCGTGGAAGCGCCAGGATTCCAAGTCTTCCGCCAGGAAAACCTGACCGTAGATGCGCTGGCCACAGTCGGCCTCAATCCAAAGCTCACGGTCGGCGCACAGAGCGAGACCATCACCGTCAGCACCGCCCCTGCCGCACTGCAGACCACCAACGCCACTCTGGGCGGCGTCATTGAGAACGCAACCTATTCCGAACTTCCTTTGCAGATCACCTCGGGCGGCCCGCGTGATCCAACCAGCTTTGTCACTCTGCTTCCCGGTGTCAATAGTGGTGGTCGTGCCGGCATCTTCGATGGCTCTGGCTCCGGAAACTCAAACGAGATGTACATCGAAGGCGTGCCCCAGACGACGGTCGATTCGCAAGGCGATAACCGTAAGCTCAACCAGAACCTTGCCATTGAAGCAGTCGACCAGTTTCAGGTACAGACCAGTGGCTCTTCCGCGCAGTACCAGGGCCTTGGCGTGGAGAACTACTCCATCAAGCAGGGCACGAACACCTTCCACGGCAACGCCAACTTCTACATTCGCAACACGGCCTTCGATACCTGGGGATACTTCCAGCCGTGGGTCCCCATCGTGCGCGCAGACGGTACAACCGGCCTTCCGACCAAGAAGAATCCCGAGCATCAGGATGAGCTCTCGCTCTCCCTCGGCGGTCCCATCCTCAAGGACAAGCTCTTCTTCTTCGCCAACTACGACCGCTACCACTACAACGGCATCACCAACCCCACCTACCAGACCATCCCCACGGTCGATGCACGCAACGGCGATTTTACGGCCTATGCAGCGGCCAACCCGGGCTACGACATCTACGACCCAACGACCGTTACAGCCTGCACTACGGCCAACAAGGGCGTCACCTGTGCCTACCCTTTCATGGGCGTTAAGAATGGCGTCCCCACCAAGGACGTGATCCCAACCGCTGAGATCTCACCTATCGCAAAGGCCATGCAGTCCTATCTTCCGCCGGTCGCGAACGGTAACCTGACCAGCAACTATTTGGCCGGACGCGTCACGGGCCTGCAGGTCTGGGGCTTCACCGGCCGCGTAGATTACGACCTCTCGCCCCGCCAGCAACTCGCCTTCATCTCCACCTCCGGCGTCAAGCACATTCCACCGTACGACTACGGCGCGACCTCCGTCCTTCCCTACCCTTACACCAACGGAACGATTGTCACGGAGACAACCACCACCGATATCGTCAAGCACACCTATACCTTCAGCCCACACGCAGTAAACCAGCTGCGCTACGGCTTCACCCGCTTCTCCGCGCCCATCGGCAATGCAACAGACGGAGGCTCGGTCACAGCGTCGACCCTCGGCATCGGCAACCTGCCGGCTGGTCTCGCCTCCAGCACATTTCCCGGAGCCAGCTTCGCGGGTGGTGTAGACGCGCCCTCCGGCTTCTCCGCGCCCACTGCTTACCATGAGGGCGTAAACACCCTGACGTTTGGAGACGAGTTCGTCCTGACCAAGGGGCGTCACTCCATCACCTTCGGCGGGACCTATCAGTGGCTGGAGTTCAACCAGTCCATCTCGGACAGCTCCAGCAAACCCCTCAGCTTTGCCTTCAATGCAAGCTCCACCGCGGGTTACAACAGCGGGTCGATCAACACCAAGAGCGGGCTCGCATATGCCAGCTTCCTGCTTGGCGCTGTGGACTCATCGTCCATCTACTTCCAGAATTTTTCCACGTTAGGCGCACGTTACCGGGCCTTCTCGCCTTACGTTCAGGATGACTACAAGGTGACGAAGAACCTCACCCTCAATCTCGGTCTGCGCTGGGACTTGTATACGCCCTTCCACGAGAAGAATGACCGTTGGAGCGGCTTCAGCCCCACACAAATCAACCCCGCTACCGGAACTCCCGGTGCTCTCTTCTACTACGGCAATGGATCGGGCACCTGCAACTGCCGCACCACCGTCAACACTTGGTACAAGAACATCGGCCCACGCCTCGGCTTTGCCTATCAGGCAGCCTCTCGCACGGTGATTCGCGGAGCGTTCGCCATCATGTATACGCATAGCGGTGGCGTAGGCGGCTCAAACGCCGGCAACTATAACGGAACCGGGCAGCTCGGACTCACGGCCCAGCAGTCCTTCGTGGATTCAGGCCAGGGCGGCCAGCCAGCCTTTTACCTCAACTCCAACCTGGGCGCGTTGAGCAATACCAGCATCCCCAACTACAGCCTCACCATCAGCCCCACAGCCATCGCTAACACAGGCAACTACCTCGTCAACGGAGTCTCCCCAACCGCCTCAAGCGTCTCTTACGCTGACCCATACCTATCCGGTCGCGCACCGTATACCGTCAGCTTCAACTTCGGCATCCAGCAGGCGTTGACTCGCACCCTCACCCTGAGCGCGGACTTTGCCGGCAACCAGTCGCACTTCCTCGTTGCCAACAGCCGCGGCTTCTACCAGGATCAGCTCGCCCCTCAGTATCAGGCTTTGGGTGCGCTCTTGAAGCAGTTGCCCGGCGGGATGGATAAGGCGACCGGCAAGACCTACCTCCAAGAGGCTCAGGCGATCATCCCCGGGATCGGACTTCCGTACACAACCTTCGGCGGTTCGGCTGCCACGATCTCGCAGATGCTGAAGCCCTTCCCGCAGTATTCCAGCGTCACGGACACCTGGGGCGATATCGGCAACGCCAACTACAACGCACTCCAGATCTCCCTGCAGGAACGCAAGTGGCACGGCCTGGACCTCGCCCTGAACTACACCTACTCCAAGACCATCGACGATATCTCTGGCGTACGCAGCGGTTACCCCATCCCCAACAACGTGATTGACGGAGGCTTCGGCTCTACCCAGGCTAACCGCATCGACCGCGCCGTCAGTGCCAACAATGTTCCCAACAACCTGCGCATCTTCGGCGTGTATCAGCTTCCCTTTGGAGACAAAAGCCAGTTCGGCGGCAGCCACGCGGCCGTTCGCGCCATCATCGGCGGCTGGAAGGTCTCATACATCTACACCAAGATCTCCGGCGCGCCGCTTTCCATCACCGGCACAAGCTGCCAGACCCCTGGCTCCTGCTACCCATCCTTCAACCCGGCATTCTCCGGTTCGCCTCGTATCGGAGGAGGTTACGGCCACGGTCTGACCGCAACCACAGCCAGCACGGTCAAGTTTCTGGATGCCACAGCCTTCATCGCCACACCCGGCAACAACGGCTACAACTTCGGCAACGTCCAACGCAGTGCTCCCTTGAATCTCTATAACCTCGGCAACGCCAACCTGGACGCCGGCCTCAAACGCGAGTTCCCCCTGTTTGAGCGTTTCAAGCTCACCATGCAGGCGGACGTCATCAACGTCACCAATCACACGCAGTTCGGTGGCCTCGGCACAGCACTCGCAAGCGGAGCCTTCGGCACCTTCTCTAAACAGAACAATGGTTCGCGTGATATTCAACTCGCAGCACGGATCAACTTCTAG
- a CDS encoding glycoside hydrolase family 28 protein, producing the protein MTERMNASPRRTFLKTMLQAGAAATFTSPVFALEKKAHTTPVTAAPSVQLNVRDFGAIGDGITLETESLQRTIDRCGVLGGGEVIIPAGRYLTGSVSLRTKVTLRLAAECVILGSPDLAHYAVSQVRWEGKWIPGYLGLIHALDARKIAVLGPGSIEGNVAVAGRPTKENPLRRPALIEFLYCDDVHLEGFSTSYAHMWSIHPTCCDNLVFRNLTVRSTLTNGDGIDIDSCRHVLIDTCDIASGDDCISLKSGRGEEAYQLARPTEDVRIVNCTLEGRGFACIGIGSETSAGIRRVLIEGCRVTSVYKFAVYIKSRVGRGAFIEDLTVRDMSAAKMRMGFLKISQTSAGVQDENPVPGLDGLPLFRNISFLRIHVDDAPVLVEAKEISADKLLDGLTLDGFTGTCAKGLELANITHATLRGIAVSGFTGPLLRIDNVTGKGLQGAEKLPPRGRTELVATPAVPYKLH; encoded by the coding sequence ATGACCGAGCGAATGAATGCATCCCCGAGACGAACGTTTCTGAAGACGATGTTGCAGGCCGGGGCAGCCGCAACGTTCACATCTCCCGTCTTTGCTCTCGAAAAGAAGGCTCATACTACGCCCGTTACCGCAGCCCCGTCGGTGCAACTGAACGTGCGAGACTTCGGCGCAATCGGTGACGGAATCACGCTTGAAACGGAAAGCCTGCAACGAACGATCGATCGGTGCGGCGTTCTGGGTGGAGGAGAGGTGATCATTCCTGCGGGTCGATACCTGACTGGATCGGTTAGCCTTCGGACTAAGGTAACCCTGCGGCTGGCTGCTGAGTGTGTGATCCTTGGATCGCCCGACCTGGCGCACTACGCCGTCTCCCAGGTGCGCTGGGAGGGCAAGTGGATTCCTGGCTACCTGGGCCTCATCCATGCATTGGACGCGAGGAAGATTGCGGTCCTTGGCCCTGGCAGCATCGAGGGAAATGTGGCTGTGGCGGGCCGACCGACAAAGGAAAATCCGTTGCGCCGGCCGGCGCTGATCGAGTTTCTCTACTGCGATGACGTGCATCTGGAGGGCTTCTCCACCAGCTACGCGCATATGTGGTCCATTCATCCCACCTGCTGCGACAACCTGGTCTTTCGCAATCTGACCGTCCGCAGCACGCTGACGAACGGCGACGGCATCGACATCGATTCTTGCCGGCATGTCCTGATCGATACGTGCGACATCGCGTCCGGAGACGACTGCATCTCGCTGAAGTCCGGACGTGGTGAAGAGGCTTATCAGCTCGCGCGGCCAACCGAAGATGTGCGCATCGTCAACTGCACGCTGGAAGGGCGAGGTTTTGCTTGTATCGGCATCGGCAGCGAGACCTCAGCAGGCATTCGCAGGGTGCTGATCGAAGGTTGCCGCGTGACCAGTGTGTACAAGTTCGCGGTCTACATCAAGAGCCGTGTCGGTCGCGGGGCGTTTATTGAAGACCTTACCGTACGGGATATGAGCGCAGCCAAGATGCGCATGGGCTTCCTGAAGATCAGCCAGACTAGTGCCGGTGTGCAGGATGAGAACCCGGTGCCGGGGCTGGATGGGTTGCCGCTCTTCCGCAACATCAGCTTTCTGCGTATTCACGTCGACGACGCACCGGTGCTGGTGGAAGCCAAGGAGATCAGCGCCGACAAGCTGCTTGATGGCCTAACGCTTGACGGCTTTACGGGGACTTGTGCCAAGGGCCTGGAGCTTGCGAACATCACGCACGCTACGCTTCGGGGAATTGCTGTCTCCGGTTTCACTGGCCCCTTACTGCGAATCGATAACGTCACCGGTAAAGGACTCCAAGGTGCGGAGAAGCTGCCACCGCGCGGCAGGACCGAGCTCGTCGCCACACCAGCGGTTCCATACAAACTGCATTGA
- a CDS encoding IclR family transcriptional regulator, whose product MQESKSRHCEGNRREAVVYADRSLVKNMTTKKKVQPKPKIQQYATPALEKGLDVLELLARQPEGLTKSQIARELQRTVSEIFRMLVCLQSRGYIAQARDERFVLTLKLFKLVQEHPPTELLVAKALPVMHRLAHSTLQSCHLGVVEGGQVVFLAQVNAPTNLGFYVKLGSTADLMEAASGYVLLAHQSPEQRVRMVQAWSAETGNKPPKDLELHLASIRKGCYEKRASYLVKGVVNVSFPVFDDRGAAIAALTVPFIQYTGSQVGVADVISALRVAAAEITETIGGARG is encoded by the coding sequence ATGCAGGAGAGCAAAAGTCGGCACTGTGAAGGCAACCGCCGGGAGGCGGTGGTATATGCTGATCGTTCACTGGTGAAAAACATGACGACAAAAAAGAAGGTTCAGCCCAAGCCGAAGATACAGCAGTATGCGACCCCTGCACTGGAAAAAGGTCTTGATGTTCTGGAGTTATTGGCGCGGCAGCCGGAAGGCCTGACCAAGAGCCAGATTGCGCGCGAACTGCAACGAACCGTCTCCGAGATCTTCCGCATGCTTGTCTGCCTTCAATCGCGGGGGTACATTGCGCAAGCCCGTGATGAACGCTTCGTCCTTACCCTGAAGCTGTTCAAGCTGGTGCAGGAGCATCCACCCACGGAGTTGCTGGTGGCCAAGGCGTTGCCCGTCATGCATCGTCTGGCGCACAGCACGCTTCAGTCATGCCATCTTGGTGTGGTGGAAGGGGGGCAGGTCGTCTTTCTGGCCCAGGTCAATGCTCCTACCAACCTCGGCTTTTACGTCAAGCTGGGCTCTACTGCCGATCTGATGGAAGCAGCCAGCGGTTACGTGCTACTGGCGCATCAGTCTCCGGAGCAGCGTGTGCGGATGGTTCAGGCGTGGAGCGCGGAGACGGGCAACAAGCCTCCCAAGGATCTTGAGTTACACCTGGCCAGCATCCGCAAGGGCTGTTATGAGAAGCGAGCGAGCTACCTAGTGAAGGGTGTCGTCAACGTCAGCTTCCCGGTGTTCGATGATCGCGGTGCAGCCATCGCTGCGCTGACGGTACCTTTTATTCAGTACACGGGCTCTCAAGTCGGGGTTGCGGACGTCATCTCCGCGCTGCGCGTGGCCGCGGCAGAGATTACCGAAACAATAGGCGGCGCGCGCGGGTAG
- a CDS encoding fumarylacetoacetate hydrolase family protein, which translates to MKFISFTHEGSAGSGVLRDEKVYPLTGDLLSHIASGDTQPALTGAAIPLSSVQLTAPLLNPPRIFGIGLNYREHAAESKMKVQDVPTVFLKLSQSLCGDGDDVLLPSDATQPDYEAELAVVIGRGGHRIAEADWQQHVFGYTILNDISARGVQLATTQWTLGKSFPTFTPLGPTIVTADEVPDPHALYIRLTLQGEVMQEANTRDLIFRIPALIAYLSSITPLMPGDIISTGTPPGVGLGRTPQRWLLPDEEMVIEIEKLGTLRNRTRAV; encoded by the coding sequence ATGAAGTTCATATCATTCACGCATGAAGGTAGCGCAGGAAGCGGCGTCCTGCGCGATGAGAAGGTCTATCCGCTTACCGGAGATCTGCTCTCTCACATCGCCAGCGGTGACACCCAGCCTGCGCTGACCGGTGCCGCGATCCCTTTGAGCTCCGTGCAGTTGACCGCACCTCTGTTAAACCCGCCACGTATCTTTGGGATCGGTCTCAACTACCGCGAACACGCGGCCGAATCCAAAATGAAGGTACAGGACGTGCCAACCGTCTTCCTGAAGCTGTCGCAGTCCTTGTGCGGTGACGGCGATGACGTTCTCCTGCCATCGGACGCGACGCAGCCTGACTACGAAGCCGAGTTAGCAGTGGTCATCGGTCGCGGGGGACATCGCATTGCGGAGGCGGACTGGCAGCAGCATGTCTTTGGCTACACCATCCTGAATGACATCAGCGCACGCGGCGTGCAACTGGCAACAACCCAGTGGACGCTGGGCAAAAGCTTCCCTACCTTCACCCCCCTGGGGCCGACGATCGTCACGGCAGATGAGGTCCCGGACCCGCACGCACTCTACATTCGCCTGACGCTTCAGGGTGAAGTCATGCAGGAAGCCAACACGCGCGACCTGATCTTCCGCATCCCTGCGCTCATCGCCTACCTCTCTTCCATCACGCCGCTTATGCCGGGAGACATCATCAGCACTGGCACCCCGCCGGGTGTGGGGCTGGGCCGCACACCGCAACGGTGGCTCCTTCCAGATGAGGAGATGGTGATCGAAATTGAGAAACTGGGTACGCTCCGCAATCGAACCCGCGCCGTATAA
- a CDS encoding enolase C-terminal domain-like protein, with translation MHSTTITQVRVIDLRFPTSRDHIGSDAVNVDPDYSAAYCILETDSGLEGHGLTFTLGRGTDLVVSAIQHISTGIRGRTLEELTRDLNALYLNLTGDTQFRWLGPEKGVIHLAVSAVLNAVWDLYAKSEGKPVWALLADMTPAEIVRCIDFRYISDALSVEDAIELLTRGKLGQSERLAQLEREGYPAYTTSVGWFGFSDDKIRTLCQQALSEGWTHFKLKVGGAEQDDLRRGHIVREQIGWTNKLMVDANQRWGVEEAIRRTRLLAELNPWWMEEPTSPDDILGHARIRQESGVRIATGEHCHNAVMFKQLLQAEAIDVCQIDSCRVASVNENLAILLMAAKFGVPVCPHAGGVGLCEYVQHLSVFDFLSVSCSLENRVIEYVDHLHEHFVAPVAIRRGHYLLPKAPGYSAQILPASLAEFSFPYGQTWQASSEQNGKVDEVHIIHA, from the coding sequence TTGCACAGCACCACGATCACCCAGGTCCGCGTCATCGATCTTCGCTTTCCTACCTCGCGCGATCACATCGGGTCAGATGCGGTGAACGTCGATCCGGATTACTCGGCTGCGTATTGCATCCTTGAAACCGATTCCGGCCTTGAAGGACACGGTCTCACCTTCACGCTGGGCCGTGGGACGGACCTGGTCGTAAGTGCGATTCAGCATATCTCTACCGGCATTCGTGGACGGACCCTTGAGGAACTGACCCGCGACCTGAATGCCCTCTATCTGAACCTGACGGGCGATACCCAGTTTCGCTGGCTTGGACCGGAGAAGGGCGTCATTCATCTGGCCGTGAGCGCAGTGCTCAACGCAGTATGGGATCTTTACGCCAAATCCGAAGGTAAGCCGGTGTGGGCACTTTTAGCTGACATGACACCGGCTGAGATCGTGCGCTGCATCGACTTTCGCTACATCAGTGATGCCCTGAGCGTCGAGGACGCGATCGAACTTCTTACGCGCGGCAAACTCGGTCAGAGCGAACGTCTTGCGCAGTTGGAGCGTGAGGGCTATCCAGCCTATACGACCTCCGTGGGTTGGTTTGGCTTCTCGGACGACAAGATCCGAACACTCTGCCAGCAGGCGCTGTCGGAGGGTTGGACGCACTTCAAACTGAAGGTTGGTGGCGCGGAACAAGACGATCTACGCCGCGGACACATCGTGCGAGAGCAGATTGGCTGGACGAATAAGCTGATGGTCGACGCCAACCAGCGGTGGGGCGTGGAAGAGGCCATTCGCCGCACGCGGCTGCTGGCGGAGCTCAATCCATGGTGGATGGAGGAGCCTACCAGTCCGGACGATATCCTGGGGCATGCGAGGATCAGGCAGGAGTCCGGAGTACGCATCGCCACAGGAGAACATTGCCATAACGCGGTAATGTTCAAGCAGTTGCTACAGGCAGAGGCGATCGATGTCTGCCAGATCGATTCCTGCCGCGTGGCCAGCGTCAATGAAAATCTCGCGATCCTGCTGATGGCTGCAAAGTTTGGCGTGCCGGTCTGCCCGCATGCAGGCGGCGTCGGCCTGTGCGAATATGTTCAGCATCTCTCGGTTTTCGATTTCTTAAGCGTCTCCTGTTCGCTTGAAAATCGTGTGATCGAGTATGTCGATCATCTGCATGAACACTTCGTCGCTCCGGTCGCAATCCGGCGGGGACATTATCTGCTGCCCAAAGCGCCAGGGTACAGCGCACAGATTCTCCCTGCTTCCCTTGCGGAGTTTTCTTTCCCGTACGGTCAGACATGGCAGGCTTCGTCAGAGCAGAATGGGAAGGTCGATGAAGTTCATATCATTCACGCATGA
- a CDS encoding SDR family NAD(P)-dependent oxidoreductase: MFDLNGRRAVVTGAASGIGLAVAQTLARAGAELVLLDLDAGKVAETAATLPGAVAIQCDVASEESVTEAFRLAGLPIDLLVNCAGIAHVGSLETTSVADLERLYRVNVQGTYLCMRESVKGMLAGQGGAIVNMASIAATSGLSDRFAYSMTKGAVLAMTLSVAKDYLARGIRCNCISPARIHTPFVDGFLAKNYPGAEAEKMTELAAAQPIGRMGRPEEVAALVVYLLSDEASFVTGVDYPLDGGFFNLR, from the coding sequence ATGTTCGACCTGAATGGAAGACGTGCCGTGGTCACTGGAGCAGCGAGCGGTATCGGTCTTGCCGTCGCGCAGACGCTTGCACGTGCCGGAGCAGAGCTTGTCCTGCTGGACCTTGACGCAGGCAAGGTGGCCGAGACTGCGGCGACGCTGCCTGGAGCCGTTGCCATTCAGTGTGATGTCGCGTCAGAGGAGAGCGTGACGGAAGCTTTTCGGCTCGCCGGTTTGCCTATCGATCTTCTGGTCAATTGCGCGGGTATCGCTCATGTCGGGAGTCTGGAAACCACGTCCGTGGCGGACCTGGAACGCCTATACCGCGTCAATGTTCAGGGAACTTACCTCTGCATGCGCGAGTCGGTGAAAGGGATGCTCGCGGGCCAGGGCGGAGCGATTGTGAACATGGCATCGATTGCTGCAACGTCTGGACTGAGCGACCGCTTTGCCTACTCCATGACCAAAGGCGCCGTGCTGGCCATGACCCTGTCGGTTGCCAAGGACTATCTCGCCCGCGGTATCCGCTGTAATTGCATCTCCCCGGCACGCATTCACACGCCCTTCGTCGATGGCTTCCTGGCAAAGAACTATCCAGGAGCGGAGGCCGAGAAGATGACAGAGCTGGCTGCTGCACAGCCAATTGGCCGTATGGGACGGCCGGAAGAGGTGGCCGCGCTGGTCGTGTACCTTTTGAGTGATGAAGCGTCGTTTGTGACCGGTGTGGACTATCCACTGGATGGCGGCTTCTTCAACCTGCGCTAA
- a CDS encoding L-fucose dehydrogenase: MDLDLRGRVVIVTGGGAGIGEAITRALLDEGAKVVAVGRMGENEQRFAAEMKVSGAACDFVEASLAEAEQCKRVVEFTRSTHGRLDGLVNNAGANDSVGLASGDPTRFFESLRQNLVHYYSMAHYALPMLREAKGAIVNISSKVALTGQGGTSAYAAAKGAQLALTREWAAELLPVGIRVNSVLPAEVLTPLYQRWLDTRADPVAALRHITERIPLGRRMTEGAEIAATTVFLLSAKQSGHTTAQHLVVDGGYTHLDRTL, translated from the coding sequence ATGGATTTAGATCTGCGTGGCCGTGTTGTGATCGTGACGGGAGGCGGAGCAGGCATTGGCGAAGCCATCACCCGCGCGCTGCTGGACGAGGGAGCCAAGGTGGTCGCAGTTGGCCGTATGGGTGAGAACGAGCAGCGCTTTGCAGCGGAGATGAAGGTATCCGGGGCAGCCTGCGACTTCGTCGAAGCAAGCCTTGCCGAAGCGGAGCAGTGCAAACGCGTGGTGGAGTTTACCCGCAGCACGCACGGACGCCTTGATGGACTTGTCAACAACGCCGGAGCCAACGATAGCGTGGGCCTGGCGAGCGGCGATCCGACCCGCTTTTTCGAGAGCTTGAGGCAAAATCTTGTCCATTACTATTCCATGGCCCACTATGCCCTGCCCATGCTCAGGGAGGCGAAGGGCGCTATCGTCAACATCAGCTCGAAGGTTGCGTTGACCGGCCAGGGTGGGACCTCGGCGTACGCGGCTGCCAAAGGCGCGCAGCTCGCCCTTACGCGTGAGTGGGCTGCCGAATTGCTGCCTGTTGGTATCCGCGTCAACAGCGTTCTGCCGGCTGAGGTGCTTACCCCGCTTTATCAGCGCTGGCTCGACACCCGCGCAGATCCCGTGGCGGCTTTGCGCCACATCACGGAACGCATTCCTCTGGGCCGCCGCATGACCGAAGGGGCGGAGATTGCGGCTACAACGGTTTTTCTGCTTTCTGCAAAGCAGTCTGGCCACACCACGGCTCAGCATCTGGTCGTCGATGGCGGCTACACGCATCTCGACCGCACGCTATGA
- a CDS encoding amidohydrolase family protein yields the protein MSLQENAGERIDAHHHLWRYDEAEFGWIDDTMNLLRRDFLAPDLTPLLQVSGVTGTIAVQARQTIEETHWLLTTARQFPWIRGVVGWLPISDVRFEDHLDLLTAEPMLKGLRHIVQAEPPGFLDDPGFNRGIRQLTRCGLTYDLLIFSKQLEEALRFVRRHPQQSFVIDHIAKPNMEAVGFAFWSRLIREFADLSNVTCKISGMVTETRGTPWNPEFLKPYFDVVLETFGPSRLMTGTDWPVLTMRCGYRQWWQTVEEWIAPLSAFERSNILGETALRVYHTIPAQVL from the coding sequence ATGAGTCTCCAAGAGAACGCAGGCGAACGGATCGACGCTCATCATCACCTTTGGCGCTATGACGAGGCCGAGTTCGGCTGGATCGACGATACCATGAACTTGTTGAGGCGAGACTTTCTCGCCCCGGATCTGACACCGCTGCTCCAAGTGTCGGGTGTGACCGGCACTATCGCCGTCCAGGCTCGCCAGACAATCGAAGAGACTCACTGGCTGCTCACCACAGCACGGCAATTTCCCTGGATTCGCGGAGTCGTCGGTTGGCTCCCGATCTCGGACGTGCGCTTTGAGGATCATCTGGACTTGCTTACCGCAGAGCCAATGCTGAAAGGGCTGCGGCACATCGTGCAAGCGGAGCCTCCCGGCTTCCTGGATGATCCTGGCTTCAACCGTGGAATCCGCCAACTCACACGGTGCGGCTTGACCTATGATCTACTGATCTTCTCAAAGCAGTTGGAGGAGGCTCTTCGCTTTGTGCGCCGCCATCCGCAACAGTCTTTTGTCATCGATCACATCGCTAAACCCAATATGGAGGCGGTCGGTTTTGCTTTCTGGTCCAGACTGATTCGAGAGTTCGCCGATCTATCGAATGTGACTTGCAAGATCTCTGGAATGGTTACGGAAACACGGGGAACACCGTGGAACCCCGAGTTCCTCAAACCCTACTTCGATGTCGTACTCGAAACCTTCGGCCCCAGCCGCCTCATGACCGGCACGGACTGGCCTGTCTTAACAATGCGATGCGGCTACAGGCAATGGTGGCAAACCGTGGAGGAATGGATAGCTCCACTTTCCGCGTTTGAACGCTCAAACATACTGGGTGAGACAGCCTTAAGAGTGTACCATACGATTCCTGCGCAGGTGCTTTAG